Proteins co-encoded in one Gemmatimonadaceae bacterium genomic window:
- the dapF gene encoding diaminopimelate epimerase: MSGSGNDFVFLDSRGTAPGQDALESTAEIAALCAPHLGVGADGVVFIGDDPDARFSIRYYNADGSRASLCGNASLCAAQSAVLLGLAGREERFRFRSDAGLIDASIDAAGGAAVRLAAVQALETDAAEALETGELRLGYAVVGVPHLVVRVHDVAAVDVFGRGRALRQVPSRQPAGANVNFVSRRAGQGADAGAGAAWAIRTYERGVEAETLACGTGSVATAACLVAWGEADSGGPVRLETASGRTLSVRFPEAPEWAWSELAGEGRLVFEGVLRAHR; encoded by the coding sequence ATGTCCGGGTCGGGGAACGACTTCGTGTTCCTGGACTCCCGTGGCACGGCGCCGGGGCAGGACGCCCTCGAATCAACGGCTGAGATCGCAGCGCTGTGCGCGCCTCACCTTGGTGTGGGTGCCGATGGCGTCGTCTTCATCGGCGACGATCCCGATGCCCGGTTCTCGATCCGGTACTACAACGCTGACGGCTCCCGGGCATCGCTCTGCGGAAACGCCTCACTCTGCGCGGCGCAAAGTGCCGTCCTGCTTGGCCTTGCGGGTCGGGAGGAGCGATTCCGGTTCAGGTCAGACGCCGGACTCATCGACGCCTCGATCGACGCCGCAGGCGGTGCGGCCGTGCGGCTGGCCGCCGTCCAGGCGCTCGAGACCGATGCCGCCGAGGCGCTCGAGACCGGTGAGTTGCGGCTGGGCTACGCCGTCGTGGGTGTGCCGCACCTGGTGGTGCGGGTGCACGACGTGGCGGCGGTCGACGTGTTCGGGCGCGGACGAGCGTTGCGGCAGGTGCCGTCACGCCAGCCGGCCGGCGCGAACGTGAACTTCGTGAGCCGCCGTGCCGGGCAGGGCGCAGACGCCGGCGCAGGGGCGGCGTGGGCCATCCGGACCTACGAGCGCGGCGTCGAGGCTGAGACGCTGGCCTGTGGGACCGGATCCGTCGCGACGGCGGCGTGTCTCGTGGCATGGGGCGAGGCGGATTCCGGCGGTCCGGTGCGGCTGGAAACGGCCAGCGGCCGCACGCTGTCGGTGCGGTTTCCGGAGGCGCCGGAGTGGGCGTGGAGCGAGCTCGCCGGCGAGGGTCGGCTGGTGTTCGAGGGCGTGCTGCGCGCGCACCGCTGA
- a CDS encoding polyprenol monophosphomannose synthase — protein sequence MTAPHATGGGAGQRALVIVPTYNERENVAKIIESALAQDPRISVLIVDDGSPDGTGAIVDAIAAVNDRVHALHRPKKMGLGTAYLAGFKWALARDFAYVFEMDADFSHDPAHLPQFLTAIQDADLVLGSRYRNGKVTVVNWPMARLILSYSANIYARMVTGLQLFDATGGFKCFRREVLEAIDLDDVRSNGYAFQIEVSFRAWKKGFRIEEIPIVFTDRTEGESKMSKRIVREAIWMVWRLRWWSITGRV from the coding sequence GGCGGCGGAGCAGGGCAGCGCGCCCTCGTCATCGTCCCGACGTACAACGAGCGTGAGAACGTCGCGAAGATCATCGAGTCGGCCCTGGCCCAGGACCCGCGGATCTCGGTGCTGATCGTGGACGACGGCTCGCCCGACGGCACCGGGGCGATCGTCGATGCGATCGCGGCGGTCAATGACCGCGTGCACGCGCTGCACCGGCCGAAGAAGATGGGGCTGGGCACCGCGTACCTGGCCGGCTTCAAGTGGGCGCTGGCGCGGGATTTCGCGTACGTCTTCGAGATGGACGCCGATTTCTCCCACGACCCGGCGCACCTGCCGCAGTTCCTGACGGCGATCCAGGATGCCGACCTCGTGCTCGGCTCGCGCTACCGCAACGGCAAGGTGACGGTCGTCAACTGGCCGATGGCGCGCCTGATCCTGAGCTACTCGGCCAACATCTACGCCCGCATGGTCACCGGCCTGCAGCTCTTCGACGCCACCGGCGGCTTCAAGTGCTTCCGGCGCGAGGTGCTCGAGGCGATCGACCTCGACGACGTGCGCTCGAACGGCTACGCCTTCCAGATCGAGGTGAGCTTCCGGGCGTGGAAGAAGGGCTTCCGGATCGAGGAGATCCCGATCGTCTTCACCGACCGGACCGAGGGGGAGAGCAAGATGTCGAAGCGGATCGTGCGGGAGGCGATCTGGATGGTCTGGCGGCTGCGGTGGTGGTCGATCACCGGGCGGGTCTGA